One region of Caldimonas thermodepolymerans genomic DNA includes:
- a CDS encoding bifunctional acetate--CoA ligase family protein/GNAT family N-acetyltransferase, whose protein sequence is MSIRHLEHLFRPASVAVVGASDRERSIGALVMRNLREGGFSGPVWPVNPRHATIAGQQAWPDVAALPEAPELAVVCTPAPTVPGIVAQLGARGTRAAVVLTAGLKAPAEGGGTLEQAMLAAARPHLLRILGPNCVGLLVPGIGLNASFAQASARHGPLAFVSQSGALATAMLDWANARGIGFSHFISMGDSADVDFGDVLDYLGSDPGTRAILMYIESISAARKFMSAARAAARNKPVIVVKAGRAPEGAKAAASHTGALAASDAVIDAAIRRAGMLRVDTLEDLFDAAETLARARPLRGHRLGMVTNGGGAGVLAADALSLAHGTLATLEDTTRQRLDACLPPTWSHGNPVDIIGDAPAQRYVEALAVLRDAPEIDALLFMHAPTAVVPRSDVAQAVVPLLREFPRPVLSCWLGADRSDPARRACEAAGLPTYDTPERAVTAFMHLVNYQRNQEVLTQAPPAAAEHFRADREAALAIVEAVLADGREMLTEPEAKALLAAYGIPVVATKIARDPDAVVAAAAEVGYPVVVKILSREISHKSDVGGVALDLKDEHEVRLAVRTMQRRVRELRPDAHLDGFTVQQMVLRPRAHELIAGVASDPVFGPVLLFGRGGTAVEVIRDRAVALPPLNATLAADLVSRTQVSRLLAGYRDRLPVDHAALYRALVQMSQLVCDLPQVVELDINPLLADDQGVIALDARVRVQLAGGEAAARLAIRPYPTELESWIEVADTPLMLRPIRPEDEARLRDFYAEADPQDLRLRFFSSRREVPRSELARYSQIDYDREMTFVAIDGHGGLVGEVRAACDPDNREAEFAIQVRRDWQGRGLGRLLLERMIGYLAQRGTGRLVGVCLRENDAMAALARCLGFTIEADADRKAVRLSLDLQRAG, encoded by the coding sequence GTGAGCATCCGTCATCTCGAGCACCTGTTCCGGCCTGCTTCCGTGGCTGTCGTCGGCGCGTCGGACCGCGAACGCAGCATCGGTGCGCTGGTGATGCGCAACCTGCGCGAAGGCGGCTTCTCCGGGCCGGTGTGGCCGGTCAACCCCAGGCACGCGACGATCGCCGGGCAGCAGGCCTGGCCGGACGTCGCCGCGCTGCCCGAGGCGCCCGAGCTGGCGGTGGTGTGCACCCCGGCGCCCACGGTGCCCGGCATCGTGGCGCAGCTCGGTGCGCGCGGCACGCGCGCGGCGGTGGTGCTGACGGCCGGCCTGAAGGCGCCGGCCGAGGGCGGCGGCACGCTGGAGCAGGCCATGCTCGCGGCCGCTCGGCCGCACCTGCTGCGCATCCTGGGGCCCAATTGCGTCGGCCTGCTGGTGCCCGGCATCGGGCTCAACGCGAGCTTCGCGCAGGCCAGCGCGCGGCACGGGCCGCTGGCCTTCGTGTCGCAGTCCGGGGCGCTGGCCACCGCGATGCTGGACTGGGCCAACGCGCGCGGCATCGGCTTCTCGCACTTCATCTCGATGGGCGACAGCGCGGACGTCGATTTCGGCGACGTGCTGGACTACCTGGGCAGCGACCCGGGCACGCGCGCGATCCTGATGTACATCGAGTCGATCAGCGCGGCGCGCAAGTTCATGTCCGCCGCGCGTGCGGCCGCGCGCAACAAGCCGGTGATCGTCGTGAAGGCCGGCCGCGCCCCCGAAGGGGCCAAGGCCGCCGCCTCGCACACCGGGGCGCTGGCCGCTTCCGACGCGGTGATCGACGCGGCGATCCGCCGTGCCGGCATGCTGCGCGTGGACACGCTGGAGGACCTGTTCGACGCGGCCGAGACGCTGGCGCGCGCGCGGCCGCTGCGCGGGCATCGCCTCGGCATGGTCACCAACGGCGGCGGCGCCGGCGTGCTGGCCGCCGACGCGCTGTCGCTCGCACATGGCACGCTGGCCACGCTCGAGGACACGACCCGGCAGCGGCTCGACGCCTGCCTGCCGCCGACCTGGTCGCACGGCAACCCGGTGGACATCATCGGCGACGCGCCGGCGCAGCGCTACGTGGAAGCGCTGGCCGTGCTGCGCGATGCGCCGGAGATCGACGCGCTGCTGTTCATGCACGCGCCCACCGCGGTGGTGCCGCGCAGCGACGTCGCGCAGGCGGTGGTGCCGCTGCTGCGCGAGTTCCCGCGGCCCGTGCTGAGCTGCTGGCTGGGGGCCGACCGCAGCGATCCCGCGCGCCGCGCCTGCGAGGCGGCCGGGCTGCCGACCTACGACACGCCCGAGCGCGCGGTGACCGCCTTCATGCACCTGGTCAACTACCAGCGCAACCAGGAGGTGTTGACCCAGGCCCCGCCGGCGGCCGCCGAACACTTCCGCGCCGACCGCGAGGCGGCGCTGGCCATCGTCGAGGCGGTGCTGGCCGACGGGCGCGAGATGCTGACCGAGCCGGAGGCCAAGGCGCTGCTGGCGGCCTACGGCATCCCGGTGGTGGCGACCAAGATCGCGCGCGACCCCGATGCGGTGGTGGCCGCCGCGGCCGAGGTCGGCTACCCGGTGGTCGTGAAGATCCTCTCGCGCGAGATCTCGCACAAGTCCGACGTCGGCGGCGTCGCGCTGGACCTCAAGGACGAGCACGAGGTGCGCCTGGCGGTGCGCACGATGCAGCGCCGCGTGCGGGAGCTGCGCCCGGACGCGCACCTGGACGGCTTCACGGTGCAGCAGATGGTGCTGCGCCCGCGCGCACACGAGCTGATCGCCGGCGTGGCGAGTGATCCGGTGTTCGGCCCGGTGCTGCTGTTCGGCCGCGGCGGCACGGCGGTGGAGGTGATCCGCGACCGGGCGGTGGCGCTGCCGCCGCTGAACGCGACGCTGGCGGCCGACCTGGTCTCGCGCACGCAGGTCTCGCGCCTGCTGGCCGGCTACCGCGACCGCCTGCCGGTCGACCATGCCGCGCTGTACCGCGCGCTGGTGCAGATGTCGCAGCTGGTGTGCGACCTGCCGCAGGTGGTGGAGCTGGACATCAACCCGCTGCTGGCCGACGACCAGGGCGTGATTGCGCTCGATGCGCGCGTGCGCGTGCAGCTGGCCGGCGGCGAGGCCGCGGCGCGGCTGGCGATCCGGCCCTACCCGACCGAGCTGGAGAGCTGGATCGAGGTGGCCGACACGCCCCTGATGCTGCGCCCGATCCGCCCCGAGGACGAGGCGCGCCTGCGCGACTTCTACGCCGAGGCCGACCCGCAGGACCTGCGGCTGCGCTTCTTCTCGTCGCGCCGCGAGGTGCCGCGTTCCGAACTGGCGCGCTACAGCCAGATCGACTATGACCGTGAGATGACCTTCGTCGCGATCGACGGACACGGGGGCCTGGTCGGCGAGGTGCGCGCGGCCTGCGATCCGGACAACCGCGAGGCCGAGTTCGCGATCCAGGTGCGCCGCGACTGGCAGGGCCGGGGCCTGGGCCGGCTGCTGCTCGAGCGCATGATCGGCTACCTGGCGCAGCGCGGCACCGGCCGGCTGGTCGGCGTGTGCCTGCGCGAGAACGACGCGATGGCCGCGCTGGCGCGGTGCCTGGGATTCACGATCGAGGCGGACGCCGATCGCAAGGCGGTGCGCCTGTCGCTCGACCTGCAGCGGGCCGGGTGA
- a CDS encoding DUF1328 domain-containing protein, with product MLKWALIFAVIALVSGALGFTGIAAGAAGIAKVLFFVFLVLCVIALVAGASIFRGLRK from the coding sequence ATGTTGAAGTGGGCCCTGATCTTCGCCGTGATCGCGCTGGTGTCCGGCGCGCTCGGCTTCACCGGCATCGCCGCCGGCGCGGCCGGCATCGCCAAGGTGCTGTTCTTCGTGTTCCTGGTGCTGTGCGTGATCGCCCTGGTGGCCGGCGCCAGCATCTTCCGCGGCCTGCGCAAGTAG
- a CDS encoding DUF4142 domain-containing protein, whose protein sequence is MKSLLQSLLFLCMLLAGPASAQRVAEDDAGFLRQAAHNGLAEVEASRLALQKAEDAQVQAYARQMVEEHTRAHEALAQLAGERGVALPQAPDATQQAKLQALGALDGAAFDARYVEEMGVKAHEQTIALFQRGASNARDPQIKAFASGQLPVLQRHLERARELRRN, encoded by the coding sequence ATGAAAAGCTTGCTGCAGTCCCTGTTGTTCCTGTGCATGCTCCTCGCGGGCCCGGCGTCGGCCCAGCGCGTCGCCGAGGACGACGCCGGCTTCCTGCGCCAGGCCGCGCACAACGGCCTGGCCGAGGTGGAGGCCAGCCGGCTGGCCTTGCAGAAGGCCGAGGACGCGCAGGTGCAGGCCTATGCGCGGCAGATGGTCGAGGAGCACACCCGTGCGCACGAGGCGCTGGCGCAGCTGGCCGGCGAGCGCGGCGTCGCGCTGCCCCAGGCGCCGGATGCCACGCAGCAGGCGAAGCTGCAGGCGCTCGGGGCGCTCGACGGCGCCGCCTTCGACGCGCGGTACGTCGAGGAGATGGGCGTGAAGGCGCACGAGCAGACCATCGCGCTGTTCCAGCGCGGCGCCTCCAACGCACGCGACCCGCAGATCAAGGCGTTCGCGTCCGGGCAACTGCCAGTGCTGCAGCGCCATCTGGAGCGGGCGCGCGAGCTCCGGCGCAACTGA
- a CDS encoding PDZ domain-containing protein, translating into MKHLSALRCAGLALAGALVLATGLPAPAQPADPPPPRRIVPPPYGLRVAPLDEAQRGALQQAYAVQATYVVGLAYHCGLRLGDVIVAVNGQAFDSERAFWDLLAAHAPAIRLDVQRGEARLSLPLDEAAPECAG; encoded by the coding sequence ATGAAGCATCTTTCCGCTTTGCGATGTGCCGGCCTGGCGCTGGCCGGCGCGCTGGTCCTCGCGACGGGGCTGCCGGCGCCCGCGCAGCCGGCCGACCCTCCACCCCCGCGCCGCATCGTGCCCCCGCCCTACGGGCTGCGCGTGGCGCCGCTCGACGAGGCGCAGCGGGGCGCGCTGCAGCAGGCCTATGCCGTGCAGGCGACCTACGTGGTCGGCCTGGCCTACCACTGCGGCCTGCGGCTGGGCGACGTGATCGTCGCGGTCAACGGGCAGGCCTTCGACAGCGAGCGCGCCTTCTGGGACCTGCTCGCGGCGCACGCGCCGGCGATCCGGCTCGACGTGCAGCGCGGCGAGGCCCGCCTGTCGCTGCCGCTGGACGAGGCCGCCCCCGAGTGCGCCGGCTGA
- a CDS encoding response regulator: MDFLVVEDDPVSAQVAAGMLKALGYAVRIAEDGVQAIAACRRQAPDAVLMDVQMPVMDGLETTRQLRLLQGDGELPYFSIIVASAHYTPADRAACFAAGADGFVTKPLMMAKLGAEIYNVTRARLFPGGGGPAMQPLAE; the protein is encoded by the coding sequence ATGGACTTCCTAGTCGTTGAAGACGATCCGGTGAGCGCCCAGGTGGCGGCCGGGATGCTGAAGGCCCTGGGCTATGCCGTGCGCATCGCCGAAGACGGCGTCCAGGCCATCGCCGCGTGCCGGCGCCAGGCCCCCGACGCGGTGCTGATGGACGTGCAGATGCCGGTGATGGACGGGTTGGAGACGACGCGCCAGCTGCGCCTGCTGCAGGGCGACGGCGAGCTGCCGTACTTCTCGATCATCGTGGCCAGCGCCCACTACACGCCGGCCGACCGCGCTGCCTGCTTCGCGGCCGGGGCCGACGGCTTCGTGACCAAGCCGCTGATGATGGCCAAGCTGGGCGCCGAGATCTACAACGTCACGCGGGCCCGGCTATTCCCGGGCGGCGGAGGGCCGGCCATGCAGCCGCTGGCGGAGTAG
- a CDS encoding PAS domain-containing hybrid sensor histidine kinase/response regulator: MAPTPIHVPPLPDEHFRLLVDAVQDYAIFMLDPQGHVVSWNQGAQKIKGYAADEVIGRHFSLFYPPEVAAAGWPQEELRRATRDGRYEEENWRVRKDGSRFWALVVITAMRDADGRLRGFAKVTRDLSERRRQEEALRRSEESFRLLVEGVKDYAIYMLDAQGFVRSWNAAAASIKGYAASEALGRHVSMFYTRQDVDARVPEAELARAVAQGRAEVEGWRVRKDGSSFWAHAILNPLYDEHGQLRGYAKVTRDMTERRRLEELERSSRRMSEFLAMLAHELRNPLAPIRNAVSIMQLEALDMQRLRTCRDIIDRQLSHLTHLVDDLLDVGRIATGKIALKKAPMDLIEAVMRSVEAARPEFDARRQHLQLELPDEPVPLVGDTTRISQVVQNLLNNAAKFTPSEGQVTLRVRTDGRTAVIDVIDTGAGIAPDLAERMFDLFVQGHAAGTGSESGLGIGLTLARSLVEMHGGIISVHSDGPGRGSHFTVRLPLGPAEPEAGAPSSETLAGHGAHTRVLVVDDNQDSADSMAAVMELLGQETRVAYSGQQALAIAREWHPDAVLLDLTMPQSDGFEVLQALRALSGGHELYVAAMTGYAQDHDWRRTLQAGFDEHLPKPVDMDTLQRVLHDIERHRRQRQSGHPLR, translated from the coding sequence ATGGCCCCCACCCCCATCCACGTCCCCCCGCTGCCGGACGAGCATTTCCGCCTGCTCGTCGACGCGGTGCAGGACTACGCCATCTTCATGCTGGACCCGCAGGGCCACGTCGTCAGCTGGAACCAGGGGGCCCAGAAGATCAAGGGCTACGCGGCCGACGAGGTCATCGGCCGGCATTTCTCGCTGTTCTACCCGCCCGAGGTGGCCGCCGCCGGCTGGCCGCAGGAAGAGCTGCGCCGCGCCACGCGCGACGGCCGCTACGAGGAGGAGAACTGGCGCGTGCGCAAGGACGGCTCGCGCTTCTGGGCGCTGGTGGTGATCACCGCGATGCGCGACGCCGACGGCCGCCTGCGCGGGTTCGCGAAGGTCACGCGCGACCTCAGCGAGCGCCGCCGCCAGGAAGAGGCGCTGCGCCGCAGCGAGGAAAGCTTCCGGCTGCTGGTCGAAGGGGTCAAGGACTACGCGATCTACATGCTCGACGCCCAGGGCTTCGTGCGCAGCTGGAACGCCGCGGCCGCCAGCATCAAGGGCTATGCCGCCAGCGAGGCGCTGGGGCGGCATGTCTCGATGTTCTACACCCGGCAGGACGTCGACGCGCGCGTGCCCGAGGCCGAACTGGCCCGCGCCGTGGCCCAGGGCCGCGCCGAGGTCGAAGGCTGGCGCGTGCGCAAGGACGGCAGCAGCTTCTGGGCCCATGCGATCCTCAACCCCCTGTACGACGAGCACGGCCAGCTGCGCGGCTACGCCAAGGTCACGCGCGACATGACCGAGCGTCGCCGGCTGGAGGAGCTGGAGCGCTCCAGCCGCCGCATGAGCGAGTTCCTCGCCATGCTGGCCCACGAGCTGCGCAACCCGCTCGCGCCGATCCGCAACGCGGTCAGCATCATGCAGCTCGAAGCGCTGGACATGCAGCGGCTGCGCACCTGCCGCGACATCATCGACCGCCAGCTCAGCCACCTGACCCACCTGGTCGACGACCTGCTCGACGTCGGCCGCATCGCCACCGGCAAGATCGCGCTGAAGAAGGCGCCGATGGACCTGATCGAGGCGGTCATGCGCAGCGTCGAGGCGGCCCGGCCGGAGTTCGACGCGCGCCGCCAGCACCTGCAGCTGGAGCTGCCCGACGAGCCGGTGCCGCTGGTCGGCGACACCACCCGCATCTCGCAGGTGGTGCAGAACCTGCTGAACAACGCGGCCAAGTTCACCCCGTCCGAGGGGCAGGTCACGCTGCGCGTGCGCACCGACGGCCGCACCGCGGTGATCGACGTGATCGACACGGGCGCGGGCATCGCCCCCGACCTGGCCGAGCGCATGTTCGACCTGTTCGTGCAGGGGCACGCGGCCGGCACCGGCAGCGAAAGCGGCCTGGGCATCGGCCTGACGCTGGCGCGCTCGCTGGTGGAGATGCACGGCGGCATCATCAGCGTACACAGCGACGGCCCGGGGCGCGGCAGCCACTTCACCGTGCGCCTGCCGCTCGGGCCGGCCGAGCCCGAAGCAGGCGCCCCGTCGTCCGAGACGCTCGCCGGCCACGGCGCGCACACCCGGGTGCTGGTGGTGGACGACAACCAGGACTCGGCCGACAGCATGGCCGCCGTGATGGAACTGCTCGGCCAGGAGACCCGCGTCGCCTACAGCGGCCAGCAGGCGCTGGCCATCGCGCGCGAGTGGCACCCCGATGCGGTGCTGCTGGACCTGACCATGCCGCAGTCCGACGGCTTCGAGGTGCTGCAGGCGTTGCGGGCGCTGTCCGGCGGGCACGAGCTGTACGTGGCGGCGATGACCGGCTACGCGCAGGACCACGACTGGCGGCGCACGCTGCAGGCCGGCTTCGACGAACACCTGCCCAAGCCGGTCGACATGGACACGCTGCAGCGCGTGCTGCACGACATCGAGCGCCACCGCCGCCAGCGGCAGTCCGGGCACCCGCTGCGCTAG
- a CDS encoding NADP-dependent malic enzyme, producing MGHKEHSPAEQALRDAALEYHRTPTRGKIAVMPTKPLSNQRDLSLAYSPGVAYACLAIEDDPALAAEYTSRGNLVGVVTNGTAVLGLGDIGPLAGKPVMEGKGCLFRKFAGIDVFDIELNEKDPDKLVEIIAALEPTLGGINLEDIKAPECFYIERKLKERLNIPVFHDDQHGTAIISAAALLNGLELTGKQIDQVKVAVSGAGAAAIACVDLMVRLGVNPAHVYMCDSKGVLHHERADQLDETKRRYVQHTSARTLADVVAGADVFLGCSAAGVLTPEMVRTMAERPLILALANPEPEIRPELAKAARPDCIIATGRSDYPNQVNNVLCFPYIFRGALDSGATRITEEMKVACVHEIANLAKAEISGEVAAAYPGEEMSFGPEYLIPKPFDSRLILRIAPAVAKAAAESGVATRPIADLDAYRDSLQKFVTHTSMFMRPVFMAARSAPRRIVFAEGEDERVLRAVQIGLEEGIVRPILIGRPPVVEQRIARAGLRLKPGVDFELTNPEDDPRFRQYWEAYHRLKGRDGITPEAAKAAVRRSNTLIGSLMVHLGDADGLVCGLVGRYDHHLEHVREVIGQRRDVRTLAALNALMLDQYTLFIADTFVNEDPDAEQLAEIAAMACETVHQFGLTPRVAFLSHSMFGSSTRPSARKMRAARDLFRQRHPDIEADGEMQGDAALDEDVRRRFLPDSTLSGTANVLVLPNIDAANILFNVLKMTGGHGITVGPILLGASAPAHVLTPSATVRRVVNIMALASGAAHPSRPD from the coding sequence ATGGGTCACAAGGAACATTCACCGGCCGAGCAGGCGCTGCGGGACGCCGCGCTCGAGTACCACCGCACGCCCACGCGCGGCAAGATCGCCGTGATGCCGACCAAGCCGCTGTCGAACCAGCGGGACCTGTCGCTGGCCTATTCCCCCGGGGTGGCCTATGCGTGCCTGGCGATCGAGGACGACCCGGCGCTGGCCGCCGAGTACACCTCGCGCGGCAACCTGGTCGGCGTGGTGACCAACGGCACCGCGGTGCTCGGCCTGGGCGACATCGGGCCGCTGGCGGGCAAGCCGGTGATGGAGGGCAAGGGGTGCCTGTTCCGCAAGTTCGCCGGCATCGACGTGTTCGACATCGAGCTCAACGAGAAGGATCCGGACAAGCTGGTCGAGATCATCGCGGCGCTGGAGCCGACGCTGGGCGGCATCAACCTCGAGGACATCAAGGCACCCGAGTGCTTCTACATCGAGCGCAAGCTCAAGGAGCGCCTGAACATCCCGGTGTTCCACGACGACCAGCACGGCACGGCGATCATCTCGGCGGCCGCGCTGCTCAACGGGCTGGAGCTCACCGGCAAGCAGATCGACCAGGTGAAGGTGGCCGTCTCGGGCGCGGGTGCGGCGGCGATCGCCTGCGTGGACCTGATGGTGCGCCTGGGCGTCAACCCGGCCCACGTCTACATGTGCGATTCCAAGGGCGTGCTGCACCACGAGCGCGCCGACCAGCTCGACGAGACCAAGCGCCGCTACGTGCAGCACACCAGCGCGCGCACGCTGGCCGACGTGGTGGCCGGCGCCGACGTGTTCCTCGGCTGCTCCGCGGCCGGCGTGCTGACGCCCGAGATGGTCAGGACCATGGCCGAGCGCCCGCTGATCCTGGCGCTGGCCAACCCCGAGCCGGAGATCCGCCCGGAACTGGCCAAGGCCGCGCGGCCGGACTGCATCATCGCCACCGGCCGTTCGGACTACCCGAACCAGGTCAACAACGTGCTGTGCTTCCCGTACATCTTCCGCGGTGCGCTCGACAGCGGCGCGACGCGCATCACCGAGGAGATGAAGGTCGCCTGCGTGCACGAGATCGCCAACCTCGCCAAGGCCGAGATCAGCGGCGAGGTGGCCGCGGCCTACCCGGGCGAGGAGATGAGCTTCGGGCCCGAGTACCTGATTCCCAAGCCCTTCGATTCGCGCCTGATCCTGCGCATCGCGCCGGCGGTGGCCAAGGCCGCGGCCGAGTCGGGCGTGGCGACGCGGCCGATCGCCGACCTGGACGCCTACCGCGACTCGCTGCAGAAGTTCGTCACGCACACCAGCATGTTCATGCGCCCGGTGTTCATGGCCGCACGCAGCGCGCCGCGGCGCATCGTGTTCGCCGAGGGCGAGGACGAGCGCGTGCTGCGGGCGGTGCAGATCGGGCTGGAGGAGGGCATCGTGCGGCCCATCCTGATCGGCCGCCCGCCGGTGGTCGAGCAGCGCATCGCGCGCGCCGGCCTGCGCCTGAAGCCCGGCGTGGACTTCGAGCTGACCAACCCGGAGGACGACCCGCGCTTCCGCCAGTACTGGGAGGCCTACCACCGCCTCAAGGGGCGCGACGGCATCACGCCCGAGGCGGCCAAGGCCGCGGTGCGGCGCTCCAACACGCTGATCGGCTCGCTGATGGTGCACCTGGGCGATGCCGACGGCCTGGTCTGCGGGCTGGTGGGGCGCTACGACCACCACCTGGAACACGTGCGCGAGGTGATCGGCCAGCGCCGCGACGTGCGCACGCTGGCCGCGCTCAACGCGCTGATGCTGGACCAGTACACGCTGTTCATCGCCGACACCTTCGTCAACGAGGACCCGGACGCCGAACAGCTCGCCGAGATCGCGGCGATGGCCTGCGAGACGGTGCACCAGTTCGGCCTGACGCCGCGCGTGGCCTTCCTGTCGCACTCGATGTTCGGCTCCAGCACGCGGCCCTCGGCACGCAAGATGCGCGCGGCGCGCGACCTGTTCCGCCAGCGCCATCCGGACATCGAGGCCGACGGCGAGATGCAGGGCGACGCCGCGCTGGACGAGGACGTGCGCCGGCGCTTCCTGCCCGACAGCACCTTGAGCGGCACGGCCAACGTGCTGGTGCTGCCCAACATCGACGCCGCGAACATCCTGTTCAACGTGCTGAAGATGACCGGCGGCCACGGCATCACGGTGGGCCCCATCCTGCTCGGCGCGTCGGCCCCCGCGCACGTGCTGACCCCCTCGGCGACGGTGCGGCGCGTGGTCAACATCATGGCGCTGGCCAGCGGCGCGGCCCATCCGTCGCGGCCGGATTGA